Proteins encoded by one window of uncultured Draconibacterium sp.:
- the mraY gene encoding phospho-N-acetylmuramoyl-pentapeptide-transferase, whose product MFYWLYELLAGYDIPGIGMLPGITFRSAAAIILSLFITTIFGKKLIRILQRKQIGDEVRDLGLEGQMQKQGTPTMGGIIILMAIIIPTLLFARLDNIYILLMLITTAFLGMIGFIDDYIKVFKKNKEGLAGRFKILGQVSLGLIVAATLFISEDVKVREHVSDENGAFLTEQVTDPATGESSEQFIMEDVKSTKTTIPFIKKNEFDYAWLVAFAGDAVDWLKWLIYAIAIILIITAVSNAANLTDGIDGLATGTSAISGATLGILAYVSGNVIYADYLNIMYIPNIGELTVFIAAFIGATVGFLWYNSFPAQVFMGDTGSLALGGILAVFAVIIRKEILIPLLCGIFLIENLSVVIQVGWFKYTKKKYGEGRRVFLMSPIHHHFQKKGFPEPKIVTRFWIVGIILAVITIATLKMR is encoded by the coding sequence ATGTTTTACTGGCTATACGAACTTTTAGCAGGATACGATATTCCGGGAATTGGAATGCTTCCGGGTATTACATTTCGCTCCGCAGCAGCAATTATTCTTTCGTTGTTTATCACAACGATTTTCGGTAAAAAGCTGATTCGAATTTTGCAGCGCAAACAAATTGGCGACGAAGTGCGCGACCTTGGTTTGGAAGGACAAATGCAAAAGCAGGGAACGCCAACAATGGGCGGAATCATAATTCTGATGGCCATTATCATTCCTACATTACTTTTTGCTCGCCTTGATAATATCTACATTCTGTTAATGCTGATCACCACTGCATTTTTGGGAATGATCGGTTTTATCGACGATTATATCAAAGTATTTAAAAAGAATAAAGAAGGACTGGCCGGCCGGTTTAAAATCCTTGGACAGGTAAGTTTGGGGCTTATTGTAGCCGCCACACTTTTTATCAGCGAAGATGTAAAAGTTCGTGAGCACGTTAGCGATGAGAATGGAGCTTTCCTGACTGAACAAGTTACAGATCCTGCCACCGGAGAAAGTTCTGAGCAGTTTATAATGGAAGATGTGAAGTCGACCAAAACTACCATCCCGTTTATTAAAAAGAACGAATTTGATTATGCATGGCTGGTGGCTTTTGCCGGCGATGCTGTCGACTGGTTGAAATGGTTGATTTACGCTATCGCAATTATTTTGATCATTACAGCCGTTTCGAATGCCGCAAACCTTACCGATGGAATTGACGGACTGGCAACCGGAACGTCAGCAATTAGCGGGGCAACACTGGGGATTCTGGCTTATGTTAGTGGTAACGTAATTTATGCCGACTACCTGAATATCATGTACATTCCGAACATTGGTGAATTGACTGTTTTTATTGCAGCTTTCATTGGTGCAACCGTTGGTTTCTTGTGGTACAACTCATTCCCGGCACAGGTTTTCATGGGTGATACCGGGAGTCTTGCCCTCGGAGGAATTCTGGCCGTTTTTGCCGTAATCATCCGCAAGGAAATTCTGATTCCTTTGTTATGTGGAATATTCCTGATCGAAAACCTTTCAGTGGTTATTCAGGTGGGTTGGTTTAAATACACCAAGAAAAAATATGGTGAAGGACGCAGGGTATTTCTAATGAGTCCGATTCATCACCATTTTCAGAAAAAAGGTTTCCCCGAACCAAAGATTGTGACACGCTTTTGGATTGTCGGAATTATTCTGGCAGTGATAACAATTGCAACATTAAAAATGAGATAG
- a CDS encoding UDP-N-acetylmuramoyl-L-alanyl-D-glutamate--2,6-diaminopimelate ligase, with protein sequence MKLGKLLEHIGIIECIGSIGKEVAGIQFDSRKINPDDLFVAQKGVSVDGHRFIDVAIEKGATTIVCEDLPGETKPDVTYVQVEDSNKVLGEIAAAFNGSPSSKMKVIGVTGTNGKTSIASLLHKLFRMQGYNVGLLSTISYKINEKEEVASHTTPDALKIQQLMAEMAEAGCEYCFMEVSSHAIHQQRIAGIRFAGGIFTNITHDHLDYHKTFAEYIKAKKAFFDGLPKDAFALVNADDKNGLVMLQNTKARKLTYSNRTMADYRCKVIESHFDGMLLSMDDQEIWTRFVGLFNASNLLAVYATAVELEQDKGEVLTVISDLQSVQGRFETIRSEDGKYAIVDYAHTPDALKNVLAAISEIRTRNEQVITVVGAGGDRDKTKRPEMAQEALAASDKVILTSDNPRSEDPEAIIKDMEAGVEPQYKNKVVSIVSRRDAIKTAVMLAQPGDIILIAGKGHEDYQEVNGVKHHFDDREEVRNCFGLKN encoded by the coding sequence GGCATTCAATTTGATTCAAGGAAGATCAATCCGGATGATTTATTTGTGGCGCAAAAAGGTGTGTCGGTTGACGGACATCGATTTATTGATGTGGCAATAGAAAAAGGCGCAACAACAATTGTTTGCGAAGATCTTCCTGGAGAAACCAAACCAGATGTTACCTATGTGCAGGTTGAAGATTCCAATAAAGTGTTGGGTGAAATTGCTGCTGCTTTTAATGGTTCGCCATCATCAAAAATGAAAGTTATCGGTGTAACCGGTACAAATGGAAAAACCAGTATTGCCAGTTTGTTGCACAAGCTTTTCAGAATGCAGGGCTACAATGTAGGTTTGCTTTCAACAATTTCATATAAAATAAACGAAAAAGAGGAGGTTGCCTCACACACCACACCTGATGCATTGAAAATTCAGCAATTAATGGCTGAAATGGCGGAAGCAGGTTGTGAGTATTGTTTTATGGAAGTGAGTTCGCATGCCATTCATCAACAGCGAATTGCAGGCATTCGGTTTGCCGGTGGTATTTTTACCAATATCACTCACGATCATCTCGATTATCACAAAACTTTTGCTGAATACATAAAAGCGAAAAAAGCGTTTTTCGACGGTTTGCCAAAGGATGCTTTTGCATTGGTTAATGCCGACGATAAAAATGGTTTGGTGATGCTTCAAAATACAAAAGCCCGAAAACTCACTTATTCCAATCGTACCATGGCGGATTACCGCTGCAAGGTAATCGAAAGTCATTTTGATGGTATGCTGCTGAGTATGGACGATCAGGAAATCTGGACGCGTTTTGTTGGACTTTTCAACGCGTCAAACTTGTTGGCTGTTTATGCCACTGCCGTTGAGTTGGAGCAGGATAAGGGCGAGGTGCTCACTGTTATCAGCGATTTGCAATCGGTGCAGGGACGATTCGAAACCATAAGAAGCGAAGACGGAAAATATGCCATTGTTGATTATGCGCACACGCCCGATGCATTAAAAAATGTGTTAGCTGCTATTTCTGAAATCAGAACAAGAAACGAGCAAGTGATAACGGTGGTTGGCGCCGGAGGAGATCGCGACAAAACAAAACGCCCCGAGATGGCCCAGGAAGCACTGGCCGCCAGCGATAAGGTAATTCTTACTTCTGATAATCCACGCAGCGAAGATCCTGAAGCGATTATAAAAGATATGGAAGCCGGTGTTGAGCCGCAATACAAAAATAAGGTGGTGTCGATTGTTAGTCGGCGCGATGCGATAAAAACGGCGGTAATGCTGGCACAACCGGGCGATATAATTCTGATTGCCGGAAAAGGACACGAAGACTACCAGGAAGTAAATGGTGTGAAGCATCATTTTGATGACAGAGAAGAAGTGAGGAACTGTTTTGGACTAAAAAATTAA